The genomic interval accaCCGCTGCATCCTACCTCCCACTACACAGTGCGCCACGATGGCAAGGCAAGAGCCCTGCGGAACACTACCCACGCCCCCGCCCACAGGCGCAATAGGGTAGACACCACCGAGCACCGCGCCCACAACAcaacccccgaccccacaccaactATACTATACTACTATAACTTTTACAGACTTAGaccctttttgtgtttttgtgtattgTTCTACTAGCCTGTAGACCCCGCAACTAGCTAATAATTTACCCAACTCGAGAGATTTATATCTACACATTTTCAGTGAATGACAAAGTCCCAACTCTTTCCccttaataaaaacacaaatttcagTTTGTAAGAAAATAATATTGCTACAACCAATAAAAATGACTTTTAAGACAGGAATACCAGCCTACTGAATAGTATGTCCTTGCACTGTGCAGTATTTGCACTTAATGCTTGGAAGGGgctcttttgcatgaattactgcatcaatgcagcactTCATGGATGCAATCATtatgtggctctgctgaggggTTAAGGAAGCCCTGTTGGAATAGTCTGCACTGTTGTGTGCAAATATTCAGTTCTTTCCTAAAGATGTTCACAATATGATGGcttatttttaattcattctTTGCAAAGAAAATGCTATGATTTCACTTCAGGAATAAACTTATTTTACTTATGAATGTGTTTTCTACTGGAGAAAACATTTGGACAACCCATGCCCTAATAGTTAGTGTTATTTAGCCATCTTGGttgatatatatattcttttagCCATCTAATGTACCAGTCTACCAGACCATAGTCTGAGGAACGATTGCCCCACTCCTTCCCTttagctgtgagatgtttgagaagTTTCTTGCATGTACAGTGTATTGAAGTCACTTCACTTCACAGCCCTTTTCTTAgccaatgtaaaataaaataatatttgaaagtATATTTCCATTGTTCTTGTGATTACAATGAATGTATCTGAATGTCTGTTTTGACAGGTTTGATCATACCATGGAGAATAACAGTCTAGCATGGCCTGGAAATGAAAACACATCTCTTCAGATTGAGCTGCTGTCATGCACCACAGTGAGGAACCAGATCTCACGGAATTTCCTGTATGCCTTCCTCTCACTTGGCATTGTCTGCACTGTTGTGGGCAACTTCTTGGTTGTCTTGTCTGTTTCCTACTTCAAGCAGCTACAGTCTCCAACaaattcttttgttttgtccCTAGCAGTTGCTGACTGCCTTGTTGGCCTGCTGGTGATGCCTTTTAGTATGATTAGGACTGTGGAGGGATGTTGGTACTTTGGCTCCCTTTTTTGTAAGTTTCACTCCAGCCTAGATGTCATGCTATGTACAGCCTCTATATTTCATCTCAGCTGCATTGCCTTTGACCGTTACTATGCAGTCTGCAACCCCCTGGTTTACTCCCTAAAGATGTCCAACAGTCACGTAGCTCTGCTCATTGCCATTTGTTGGACTGTTCCTATGCTCATTTCTTTTGGCCCCATAATGCTAGATCTTCACATTGCTTATGTAGACATCTTTATTCCTTCAGATGTGTGTGTATTCTTGGTCAACCGTATTTATGCTGTCATGGCCTCTTTGGTAGCCTTTTACTTGCCTATGGCTATTATGCTTGTGGCATATTGGAAGATCTTCAAAGCTGCAAAGCGACAAGCCAAGCAGATCAGTGCCATGGAAAGCCAAATGGCTGCTGGAGTGGGCAAAGACtcaagcaagaaaaaaagacacCGCAACACAATGAAGAGAGAAGGAAAGGCTGCAAAAACATTAGGTATTATCATGGGTGTTTTCCTTCTCTTCTGGATGCCTTTCTTCACTGTCAACATTGTGGATCCTTTCATTGAATACAGCACAGAAGTGGTCGTCTGggatgtttttctctggttggGATACATCAACTCATCTTTAAATCCCTTCCTGTATGGATTTTTTAATCGCTGCTTTCGTAGGGCATTCCTCTTGTTTATAAGTTGCAGGGTGTGTTTGCCTGGAATATCACCTGGGATGGAGTTATCACATTCTAAGAAAGAGACAAACTAATGTACAGattctttgtaaaaagaaaatatctgtACATGCTTCCAATAGTTACAGAAACTCCAAAGTACGAGCTAGACGTGAGtgacaataaaaatatattcaaaaaaGCAACTCTAGTACACCAGATTTTTGTTAATGACTGGGCAATATATGTGCACATACTTTTAAATTAGTGCTACATTATTATACCAATGAGATGGTGCTGACAACATCCTTACTTTCACACTCATTGAGTAAAATCACCTCTAtgtcttttatgtttttcttgaaGGCATAGGATTTTATGACTGGTTTGAGATAATGCATTGGCTTTGTTAAACAAAATTCTTTGTATACCAACCTATTTTGCTGTCAGCATGAATGTACACTCAccgaccactttattaggtacacctgtccaactgctcgttaacgcaaatttctaatcagccaatcacatggcagcaactcagtgcatttaggcatgtagacatggtcaaaaCGATGGAGGAAagttgatttaagtgactttgaatgtggcatggttgttcgtgccagacgggctggtctgagtatttcagaaactgctgaacttctgggattttcacgcactaccatctctagggtttacagagaatggtccgaaaaagagaaaatatccagtgagcgtcagttctgtgggcgcaaatgccttgttgatgccagaggtcagagaagaatggccagactggttcgagctgatagaaaggcaacagtaagtcaaataaccactcgttacaaccaaggcatacagaagaacatctcagaatgcacaacacatcgaaccgtgaggcggatgggctacagcagcagaaaccacaccgggtgccactcctgtcagctaagaacaggaaactgaggctacaattcgcacaggctcaccaaaattggacaatagaagattggaaaaacattgcctggtctgatgaatctcgatttctgctgcgacattcggatggtagggtcagaatttggcgtaaacaacatgaaagcatggatccatcctgtcttgtatcaacggttcaggctggtgatAGTGGTATAATGGAGTGGGGGatgttttcttggcacactttgggccccttagtaccaattgagcatcgtgtcaacagcACAGCCTACccgagtattgttgctgaccatgtccatccctttatgaccacagtgtacccatcttctgatgattACTTCCAGCCAGATaacacgccatgtcataaagcacgaataatctcagactggtttcttgaacatgacaatgagtttgcTGttctcaaatggcctccacagtcaccagatctcaatccaatagagcacctttgggatgtggtggaacgggagattcgcatcatggatgttcagccaacaaatctgcagcatctgtgtgatgctatcatgtcaatatggaccaaactctatgaggaatgtttccagtaccttgaatctatgccacgaaggattaaggcggttctgaaggcaaaagggtgtccaacccagtactagcaaggtgtacctaataaagtggccattgAGTGTGTATTTGTTCATTATAAGTGATGTGTTATCGAATAaaccaaatgtatttattaaactggtttaatttaaaacaaaaagattgtCTCAATAGATTTGTTcaacaggaaacaaacaaaaaggttaAATATTCAAAGAGCAACCACAAATAGTACACATCAGATGTGAAAAAATTTATCTAGTAATTCAGATATTCCTTCTTCCTTCTTAGCTCAATTacaacttcatgttttttttaattgaaaattaTCTTTGTGACCTGCTGTAGTTAGAGAAATTGAAGTTATCATTTTCATACATTTAGATACAATCatgcaggtaaaaaaaatatcatttgatgccaaatttacatttttttctgatcACTTATCCTTGAGGTTTATATCATTTGGGCAAGACAAGCCGACTTTTGAAATTTCACCTTGCAGAACACATGCATAGTATGGGATGCAAGGATATGAACTTCCTCCCTGATAAAGGACATTATTAAATATGCTGTGCAAAATTGATTCAACTACATGATCTCAATATAaacaatcaaatgtttttataatgtacGTTTTTGTGAGAATAAGTTTGTGATTTTACCGTTACCTGAGCCTTGAGATgtgtatttttgaaaatatgtattttagcaTTTGTATAGGTGTTGATGATCTTGTATAagcattttacacattttcatcCTGAACTAATTGTACGTATAAGACTGAAAATTTTGATTGTTTCTTCTACATAATTGAGAACAGTAGACTACTTCATCACAAGTACATAGGAGGATTCATGGTGTGGGTTAACACTGATCTTGAGAAAGCCATGTGaccaaatctaaatattacATAAAGTTCTCAAGAAGTGTGTtgcagtttcagttttttttttcttacctccGCAAAATTCTTGGTGTATTTGTGTTTCATTAAAAGGAATTCAACTTAATCTGTTGAGCTGTTGTTTGTGAAAGTTTTCTATTTATGTCTTTTACAAGGACTTCAAAcctgatttgtatttat from Girardinichthys multiradiatus isolate DD_20200921_A chromosome 5, DD_fGirMul_XY1, whole genome shotgun sequence carries:
- the LOC124868820 gene encoding trace amine-associated receptor 3, giving the protein MARQEPCGTLPTPPPTGAIGFDHTMENNSLAWPGNENTSLQIELLSCTTVRNQISRNFLYAFLSLGIVCTVVGNFLVVLSVSYFKQLQSPTNSFVLSLAVADCLVGLLVMPFSMIRTVEGCWYFGSLFCKFHSSLDVMLCTASIFHLSCIAFDRYYAVCNPLVYSLKMSNSHVALLIAICWTVPMLISFGPIMLDLHIAYVDIFIPSDVCVFLVNRIYAVMASLVAFYLPMAIMLVAYWKIFKAAKRQAKQISAMESQMAAGVGKDSSKKKRHRNTMKREGKAAKTLGIIMGVFLLFWMPFFTVNIVDPFIEYSTEVVVWDVFLWLGYINSSLNPFLYGFFNRCFRRAFLLFISCRVCLPGISPGMELSHSKKETN